From Chitinophagales bacterium, the proteins below share one genomic window:
- a CDS encoding GH3 auxin-responsive promoter family protein gives MPLIGPLIDRTIALNERLKEQRDRLLPVSILKQQERQLKRLLRKAAFTEFGKHFRFYNILMKQDVLNAYREAVPVYHYNSILENWWQRTLNGEDNICWPGRTKYFALSSGTSESGSKRIPLTIDMIRAIKRASVKQILSGRHFGFPPEIFEKRILMLGGSTDLNKRGKYFEGDLSGISAKKIPFWFQVFYKPGKKIAQEKDWDRKLNEIARKAPGWDISIIVGVPAWIQIMLERIIEYNDLENIHDIWPNLMCYVHSGVSFEPYRQGFKKLFGKKVIDIDTYLASEGFIAFADHAHADGMKMLLTNGIYYEFIPFNDEHFDENGDLREGTRALHIGEVEAHSPYALLLTTCAGAWRYLIGDVIEFTDVARAEIIIVGRTKHYLSLTGEHLSVDNMNRAIELVNEELNINIREFTVAGIPHDGLFAHQWYIGCDDPLDAQALRNKIDDQLRVLNDDYATERASALKDVFVQVMPAAVFMDWMRKQGKLGGQHKFPRVLKKKQLVDWLNYLEQRK, from the coding sequence ATGCCACTTATCGGCCCGCTCATTGACCGCACCATTGCACTGAACGAACGGTTAAAGGAACAGCGTGATCGTCTGCTGCCTGTAAGCATTTTAAAACAACAGGAGCGTCAGCTGAAGCGATTGTTGCGAAAAGCAGCATTCACAGAATTTGGCAAGCATTTCAGGTTTTATAACATTTTGATGAAGCAGGATGTATTGAATGCCTACCGCGAAGCGGTACCGGTGTATCACTACAATTCCATTCTTGAAAACTGGTGGCAGCGCACACTCAATGGCGAAGACAATATCTGCTGGCCGGGCCGTACAAAATATTTTGCACTGAGCAGTGGCACTTCAGAGTCGGGAAGCAAGCGTATTCCGTTAACAATCGATATGATCAGGGCAATCAAGCGGGCTTCAGTAAAGCAAATACTTTCGGGAAGGCATTTTGGTTTTCCCCCCGAAATATTTGAAAAGCGTATCCTCATGCTGGGAGGCAGTACTGATCTCAATAAAAGGGGAAAATACTTTGAAGGAGATTTAAGCGGTATCAGCGCGAAAAAAATTCCATTCTGGTTCCAGGTATTTTATAAACCCGGCAAAAAAATAGCACAGGAAAAAGACTGGGACAGGAAGCTGAATGAAATTGCCCGTAAAGCGCCCGGCTGGGATATCTCTATCATCGTTGGCGTACCGGCCTGGATACAAATAATGCTGGAACGCATCATTGAATACAACGATCTCGAAAATATTCATGATATATGGCCTAACCTGATGTGTTATGTGCACAGCGGCGTTTCCTTCGAACCTTACCGGCAGGGGTTTAAAAAATTGTTTGGAAAGAAAGTAATAGATATTGACACCTACCTGGCATCAGAAGGATTCATAGCCTTTGCCGATCATGCGCATGCTGATGGAATGAAGATGCTGCTCACCAATGGTATTTACTATGAATTTATTCCCTTTAATGATGAGCATTTTGATGAGAATGGTGATCTAAGGGAAGGAACCAGGGCCCTGCATATAGGAGAAGTGGAAGCGCACAGTCCCTATGCGTTGCTGCTCACCACCTGTGCCGGAGCGTGGCGATACTTGATTGGTGATGTGATTGAATTTACGGATGTTGCCAGGGCGGAGATTATTATCGTAGGAAGAACGAAGCATTACCTCAGTCTTACGGGCGAGCATCTTTCTGTTGACAATATGAACCGTGCGATAGAGCTGGTAAATGAAGAACTGAATATCAATATACGTGAATTTACGGTGGCCGGCATTCCGCACGATGGCTTGTTTGCCCATCAATGGTATATCGGATGCGATGATCCTTTGGACGCGCAAGCGTTGCGTAATAAAATTGACGATCAGCTCCGGGTGTTGAACGATGATTATGCTACGGAACGTGCATCGGCATTAAAGGATGTATTTGTGCAGGTAATGCCGGCAGCAGTATTTATGGACTGGATGAGGAAACAGGGTAAACTGGGCGGACAGCATAAGTTTCCGCGCGTGCTGAAGAAAAAACAACTGGTTGACTGGCTGAATTACCTGGAACAGCGTAAATAA
- a CDS encoding 2-oxoacid:ferredoxin oxidoreductase subunit beta encodes MIDSSTVTEPVVKLTAKDFQTDQDVRWCPGCGDYSILKQVHTILPQLGLKKEDLVFISGIGCSSRFPYYTDTFGMHSIHGRATAVASGLKATRPELSVWIVTGDGDALSIGGNHFIHLMRRNFDVNVLMFNNQIYGLTKGQYSPTSEVNKITKSTPYGSVDHPFNPIALALGSDATFVARSMDRDPAHLQQMLLQTWKHKGASFLEIYQNCNIYNDQAFELFTEKGTKKMNDLFMVEGQPLIFGNNDEMGIRLDGFTPQVVNLNDGFSKDDLMVHQPKDINKAMILSRLYEMNDSEHHFPKPFGVFYVKDRDTYEDVMNGQVEAALAKMGTGDLDKLLRGKETWTVV; translated from the coding sequence ATGATCGACTCGTCAACAGTAACTGAACCGGTGGTAAAACTTACCGCGAAAGATTTTCAAACAGATCAGGATGTACGCTGGTGTCCCGGCTGCGGTGATTATTCCATCCTGAAGCAGGTGCATACCATACTACCGCAACTGGGATTAAAAAAAGAAGACCTCGTTTTCATCAGCGGCATCGGATGTTCTTCCAGGTTTCCGTATTACACCGACACATTTGGCATGCATTCAATTCATGGACGAGCAACTGCAGTAGCATCAGGCCTGAAGGCTACGCGGCCGGAACTGAGTGTGTGGATCGTTACGGGCGACGGTGATGCTTTATCTATCGGCGGTAATCATTTCATCCACCTCATGCGGCGCAACTTTGATGTGAACGTACTTATGTTCAACAACCAGATATACGGATTGACGAAGGGACAATATTCACCCACTTCGGAAGTGAACAAAATCACCAAGTCAACGCCCTATGGCTCAGTAGATCATCCGTTTAATCCGATAGCATTGGCACTTGGTTCTGATGCCACATTTGTAGCACGCTCCATGGATCGCGACCCTGCCCATCTGCAACAGATGTTGCTCCAGACATGGAAACATAAAGGCGCTTCGTTTCTTGAAATCTACCAGAACTGCAACATCTACAACGATCAGGCTTTTGAACTATTTACGGAAAAAGGGACGAAGAAAATGAATGACCTTTTTATGGTAGAAGGTCAACCGCTGATATTCGGGAATAACGATGAAATGGGAATCAGGCTGGATGGCTTTACACCGCAGGTAGTGAATCTGAATGACGGATTTTCGAAAGATGACCTGATGGTGCATCAGCCGAAAGACATTAATAAGGCGATGATACTTTCGCGCCTCTATGAAATGAATGACAGCGAGCATCATTTTCCAAAACCGTTCGGCGTCTTTTATGTCAAAGACCGTGATACCTATGAAGATGTGATGAATGGTCAGGTTGAAGCTGCATTGGCAAAGATGGGCACAGGTGACCTTGACAAATTGTTGCGCGGCAAAGAAACATGGACGGTGGTCTAA
- a CDS encoding 2-oxoacid:acceptor oxidoreductase subunit alpha → MSTKNFEVLEEVVIKFAGDSGDGMQLTGGQFTNTAALFGNDLGTFPDFPAEIRAPIGTVAGVSGYQLNFGSKEIYTPGDKCDVLVAMNSAALKVNLFNLKKGGIIIANTSGFDLKNLKLSGYDKNPLDDGTLDGYNLIKVDVTRMTREATEDIQLGVKEKDRCKNMFVLGFLYWMFDRPMENTINFITKKFAKQDDVKEANLRALKAGYHYGDTTETFTTRYHVEKAKMEPGTYRNIMGNQALSLGLVAASQKSGLPLFLGAYPITPASDILHELAKFKNFGIRTYQAEDEIAAICSAIGASFGGSLGVTTTSGPGMALKLEAMGLAVMLEIPLVICDIQRGGPSTGLPTKTEQADLLHALYGRNGECPMPVLAARSPADCFDTVLEAARIAIQHMTPVILLSDGYIANGAEPWRFPSGNDLREIKTSFAKPMENGEKFMPYARDEKLARPWAIPGTRGLEHRIGGLEKQNITGNISYEPENHEFMVKLREEKVELVADYIPLQSLDSGPEKGELLVLGWGGTYGSIKASVKELQDEGYKVAHAHLRYLKPFPKNLGELLHNYDKVLVPEINNGQLVKVIRDKFMIPAIPFNKIQGLPIMKAELVNSIKSLLA, encoded by the coding sequence ATGAGTACTAAAAATTTCGAAGTATTAGAAGAAGTAGTCATCAAATTTGCCGGCGATTCGGGTGATGGGATGCAGCTTACCGGAGGACAGTTTACCAATACCGCCGCACTCTTTGGCAATGATCTCGGCACTTTCCCTGATTTTCCCGCTGAAATTCGGGCACCAATCGGGACTGTAGCCGGCGTTTCAGGTTATCAGCTCAACTTTGGCAGCAAGGAAATCTATACACCGGGTGATAAATGCGATGTACTGGTGGCGATGAATTCCGCTGCACTGAAGGTAAACCTCTTCAATCTGAAGAAGGGAGGAATCATTATAGCCAATACTTCCGGGTTTGACTTAAAGAATCTCAAGCTTTCCGGATACGATAAAAACCCACTGGATGACGGCACTCTGGATGGATATAACCTCATTAAAGTGGACGTTACGCGTATGACCCGTGAAGCCACGGAAGATATTCAGCTGGGTGTAAAGGAAAAGGACCGTTGCAAGAATATGTTTGTACTCGGCTTTCTCTATTGGATGTTTGACCGCCCGATGGAAAACACCATTAATTTTATTACCAAGAAATTTGCGAAGCAGGACGATGTGAAGGAAGCGAATCTCCGTGCCCTGAAGGCAGGTTATCACTACGGCGACACTACGGAAACTTTTACCACAAGATACCATGTGGAGAAGGCCAAAATGGAACCGGGCACTTACCGCAACATCATGGGCAATCAGGCACTCAGTCTTGGATTGGTTGCCGCATCGCAAAAGTCAGGGTTACCGCTTTTCCTGGGTGCATATCCAATCACACCGGCCTCTGACATCCTGCATGAACTGGCGAAATTCAAAAATTTCGGCATCCGCACCTACCAGGCGGAAGACGAAATCGCTGCCATCTGTTCGGCCATTGGCGCCTCCTTTGGAGGCTCGCTGGGTGTTACCACCACTTCCGGCCCTGGCATGGCGCTTAAGCTGGAAGCCATGGGATTAGCTGTGATGCTGGAGATTCCTTTGGTCATTTGCGACATACAAAGAGGCGGCCCGTCTACCGGATTACCTACCAAAACAGAACAGGCTGACCTGCTGCATGCACTTTACGGAAGAAACGGCGAATGCCCGATGCCGGTACTCGCAGCGAGATCTCCTGCAGATTGTTTTGACACGGTGCTGGAAGCCGCACGCATTGCCATTCAGCATATGACACCGGTTATTTTGCTGAGTGACGGCTATATTGCCAATGGTGCAGAACCATGGAGATTCCCTTCAGGCAATGATCTCAGGGAAATCAAGACATCCTTTGCGAAGCCCATGGAGAACGGCGAAAAATTTATGCCGTATGCGCGTGATGAAAAACTTGCCAGGCCCTGGGCCATACCCGGCACAAGGGGACTGGAGCACCGGATTGGCGGTCTTGAGAAACAAAATATCACCGGCAACATCTCGTATGAACCGGAAAATCATGAATTCATGGTGAAATTAAGGGAAGAAAAAGTTGAGCTCGTGGCTGACTATATTCCATTACAATCCCTGGACAGCGGCCCTGAAAAAGGTGAATTGCTTGTGTTGGGATGGGGTGGAACTTACGGATCAATAAAAGCTTCCGTTAAAGAACTGCAGGACGAGGGTTACAAAGTTGCCCATGCTCATTTGCGTTATCTGAAGCCTTTCCCGAAAAATTTAGGGGAGTTGCTTCATAATTATGACAAGGTTTTAGTACCGGAAATTAATAATGGACAGTTAGTGAAAGTAATACGCGATAAATTTATGATACCGGCCATTCCATTTAACAAGATTCAGGGATTACCCATTATGAAAGCAGAACTGGTAAACAGCATTAAATCATTACTTGCCTAA